The following coding sequences lie in one Alloacidobacterium dinghuense genomic window:
- the accD gene encoding acetyl-CoA carboxylase, carboxyltransferase subunit beta: MSWFKRQENKIESGGEKTVRTEGLWIKCENCDQVIFKADLEANSYVCPKCGHHFRIGARARIEMLLEPGFEIVDTELKSTDPLNFSDLKSYKSRLKKARHDTGLNDAIINALGQLGPHSVVLSVMEYAFIGGSMGAVVGETIARAVDRAYDMRRPLVIVAASGGARMMEGIVSLMQLAKISAALARLDEAKVPYISVLTDPTTGGVTASFAMLGDLNIAEPGALIGFAGPRVIEQTIRQKLPEGFQRSEFLLEHGFLDAVVNRKDMKPYLIRALDFMKH, encoded by the coding sequence ATGTCCTGGTTTAAGCGGCAGGAAAACAAAATCGAGAGCGGCGGAGAGAAAACAGTTCGCACCGAGGGACTTTGGATCAAGTGTGAGAACTGCGATCAGGTCATCTTCAAAGCCGATCTTGAAGCCAACTCCTATGTCTGTCCCAAGTGCGGCCATCACTTCCGCATTGGTGCTCGGGCGCGCATCGAAATGCTGCTCGAACCGGGATTCGAAATCGTCGACACCGAACTGAAGTCGACCGATCCGCTGAATTTCAGCGATCTTAAGTCCTACAAATCGCGCCTGAAAAAAGCTCGGCATGATACGGGCCTCAACGACGCCATCATTAATGCATTGGGCCAGCTCGGCCCGCATTCCGTCGTTCTCTCGGTGATGGAGTACGCCTTCATCGGCGGCAGCATGGGAGCAGTCGTGGGCGAAACGATTGCTCGCGCAGTTGATCGTGCCTATGACATGCGCCGACCACTGGTCATTGTTGCCGCATCCGGCGGAGCGCGCATGATGGAAGGTATCGTCAGCCTGATGCAGTTGGCGAAGATTTCCGCAGCGCTTGCCCGTCTCGATGAAGCCAAGGTTCCCTACATCTCAGTTCTCACTGACCCGACCACTGGCGGGGTGACAGCCAGCTTTGCCATGCTGGGTGACCTGAACATCGCCGAGCCGGGGGCGCTCATCGGATTCGCGGGCCCGCGCGTCATTGAGCAGACAATCCGACAGAAGCTTCCTGAAGGCTTCCAGCGCTCAGAGTTCCTGCTGGAGCACGGCTTCCTCGACGCGGTTGTGAACCGCAAGGACATGAAGCCGTACCTGATCCGCGCCCTTGACTTCATGAAGCATTAG
- a CDS encoding SRPBCC family protein, with the protein MPELFIRKSIEVHAQAEALWKVLTENEFITQYMFGCVAETDWKPGSRLLWKGAADGKLYVKGQVVAVDAPWRLEYTVIDPNNSAFPDIPENYLTMIYEIRKRSEGGATFEIIQGDYSKVAEGQKRYEDTLKGDDFILVKIKELAEGLQVAAFS; encoded by the coding sequence ATGCCAGAACTATTCATTCGCAAATCGATCGAGGTTCATGCCCAGGCGGAAGCGCTGTGGAAGGTGCTGACGGAGAATGAGTTCATCACTCAATATATGTTTGGCTGCGTGGCAGAGACGGACTGGAAGCCGGGTTCCCGCCTGCTGTGGAAAGGCGCGGCGGACGGCAAGCTCTATGTGAAAGGTCAGGTGGTAGCAGTGGATGCGCCGTGGCGGCTCGAATATACGGTGATCGACCCGAATAACTCTGCCTTTCCGGATATTCCGGAAAATTACCTGACTATGATCTACGAGATCAGGAAGCGCAGTGAGGGAGGCGCGACCTTTGAGATCATTCAGGGGGACTATTCCAAGGTAGCCGAAGGACAAAAGCGCTATGAGGACACCCTGAAGGGCGACGACTTCATCCTTGTGAAGATCAAAGAACTCGCGGAGGGACTGCAAGTCGCTGCATTTTCATAA
- a CDS encoding helix-turn-helix domain-containing protein has product MIGKTRQESAAIKPAEYQNEESFDPELGQPRGVLRRPPPAAGKFRHARLCAAPELATWIDHYWMVSWDLRGLEPRLVESLPHPNVHIVFEKSESKAWGISTSKFSRVLDGKSHVFGIKFTPGGFFPFLGKSVSSLANSSIPVEQVFGREVKALERVILDTNNESEMTAAADAFLTERKPPPDEKVDLARQLVERILHEPDILTVDDYAARTRMSARALQRLFSRYVGATPKWVIRRYRLHELLELMHSGKRLDWAQLAIGLGYFDQAHLINDFKSITEYTPTEYPGLEPAQDS; this is encoded by the coding sequence TTGATTGGAAAAACGCGACAGGAGTCTGCAGCCATTAAACCTGCCGAATATCAGAACGAAGAGTCGTTTGATCCGGAGCTGGGCCAGCCGCGCGGAGTCCTACGGCGACCTCCGCCAGCGGCTGGCAAGTTCCGCCATGCCCGACTATGCGCAGCTCCAGAACTCGCGACATGGATCGATCACTATTGGATGGTGAGCTGGGACCTGCGTGGCCTCGAACCACGGCTGGTCGAAAGCCTGCCCCATCCCAACGTCCACATAGTCTTCGAAAAATCGGAGAGCAAAGCATGGGGCATATCGACTAGCAAGTTCTCACGCGTGCTCGATGGCAAGTCTCATGTCTTCGGCATCAAATTTACCCCCGGCGGATTTTTTCCTTTTCTCGGCAAATCCGTTTCATCGCTGGCGAACAGTTCAATCCCTGTCGAGCAAGTCTTCGGTCGTGAAGTCAAGGCCCTCGAAAGGGTAATTCTCGACACGAACAATGAAAGTGAAATGACTGCTGCTGCCGATGCCTTTTTGACAGAACGCAAGCCGCCGCCCGATGAAAAGGTGGACCTGGCGCGACAACTGGTCGAGCGCATTCTTCACGAGCCAGACATTCTCACGGTCGACGACTACGCCGCGCGCACCCGCATGAGTGCGCGTGCCCTGCAGCGACTCTTCAGCCGCTATGTCGGAGCGACCCCGAAGTGGGTCATTCGTCGTTATCGCCTGCATGAACTATTGGAGCTAATGCACTCGGGCAAACGTCTCGACTGGGCGCAACTCGCAATCGGTCTAGGCTATTTTGACCAGGCGCACCTCATCAACGATTTCAAGTCGATCACGGAATACACTCCTACCGAATACCCCGGCCTCGAGCCCGCTCAGGACAGCTGA